The DNA segment AATGCTTAATGAGAAGAGTCGTGCAGAGAGGACAATCCAACCACAACAAAGCATATATAACTCCGCGCCGTGAACGCCATCCGACACCTAATTACCCATGCAAGCGCATAGTAGATGCAATGAAACAGATCGCCCTCTACGGGAAGGGGGGAATCGGGAAATCCACCACTGCGGCGAACCTGTCGGCAGCACTCGCGGGAGAAGGGCTCGATATCCTGCAGATCGGCTGCGATCCGAAGCACGACAGCACCCGCATGCTGATGCACGGGACCTGGATCCCGACGGTCCTCGATCTCATCCGGGAGCGCGGAGACGAGAAGATAACCGTCGACGACGTGGTCTACCGGGGCTTTCGGGGCGTCCGCTGCGTGGAGGCCGGAGGGCCCGAGCCCGGGATCGGGTGCGCCGGCCGGGGGATCATCGCGACGTTCCAGCTCCTCGAACGCCTGAACGCCCTCAAGGGCGACGTGATCGTCTACGACGTCCTGGGTGACGTCGTCTGCGGCGGGTTTGCGATGCCGATGCGCGAGGGCTACGCCCAGGAGATCTACCTGGTCACCTCCGGCGAGTTGATGTCCATCTACGCGGCAAACAACATCGCAAAAGCCATTGCGCGGCTCTCGCGCCGGGTGCGGAGCAGGTGCACGCTCGGGGGCGTGATCTGCAACGCAAAGAACATCGAAGGCGAGCGGGAACTCGTTGACGAGTTCGCCCGCCGGATCGGCTCCCGGCTCATCGCCTACATCCCCCGCTCGAGGATCGTCCAGGTCGCGGAGCTGCAGAAACAGACGGTCGTCGAATACGCCCCCGAATCCGACCAGGCGGCGGTCTACCAGGAACTCGCGCGGACGGTCTACGGAAACGAGACGACGAGCATCCCCACACCTCTCGAGATGGATGAACTCGAATCCTTCGCCCTCGAATTCGTCCAGGTTTGAGGGGTGTACCCTGACCGGGGCGCTCTCGGTGCTCACGGAGGTACGGGACGCCGTCTCCGTCATCCACGGCCCGGCGGGATGCACGCACCATAATTTCTCTCTCCTGCACGCCACCCACCTCTCGAACGACCGGCTCGAGGTCCCCCGCCTTCTCTCCACCCGCTTAACGGAGAACGGGATCATCTTCGGGGGCGAAGACGCGCTGGAGGAGACCATCGCGCAGGCGCTCTCGCGCTCGCCCGCCTCCGTCTTCGTCCTCTCGACCTGCATCGTCGAGACGATCGGAGACGATGTC comes from the Methanoculleus marisnigri JR1 genome and includes:
- the cfbC gene encoding Ni-sirohydrochlorin a,c-diamide reductive cyclase ATP-dependent reductase subunit; the protein is MKQIALYGKGGIGKSTTAANLSAALAGEGLDILQIGCDPKHDSTRMLMHGTWIPTVLDLIRERGDEKITVDDVVYRGFRGVRCVEAGGPEPGIGCAGRGIIATFQLLERLNALKGDVIVYDVLGDVVCGGFAMPMREGYAQEIYLVTSGELMSIYAANNIAKAIARLSRRVRSRCTLGGVICNAKNIEGERELVDEFARRIGSRLIAYIPRSRIVQVAELQKQTVVEYAPESDQAAVYQELARTVYGNETTSIPTPLEMDELESFALEFVQV